A part of Anolis sagrei isolate rAnoSag1 chromosome 3, rAnoSag1.mat, whole genome shotgun sequence genomic DNA contains:
- the LOC132765821 gene encoding uncharacterized protein F54H12.2-like, translated as MAFIHGCSEECTKSELDLFHIGPTQTSIERSLYIEVPPLTALTESSPLDFFIAGNGEDYMDLNNTLLYLTCKVVNEDGTNLANGAAVGLVNYPIASIFSQLDVTLGDRLISQSNNCYPYRAYIESVLNYCEDTLATQFTAGAFYKDNAGEHEITALDGANKGFSKRAFLGAGSKKIDLMGHLHADLFFQEKLLLNGVDVKIKLTRNKDAFCLMSNDANRHYKLQILSASLFVKKVKLTPGVRLGHAEALLTSNAKYPVDRVSMKVFSIPVGSRVSNQENLFLGQLPKQVVLGLVDNDAFSGSYTKNPFNFKHYDINFAALYLDGEQYPMKPFQPNFEEDNCVREYMSLVQTAGKHMRDSALLINREEYAKGYTLFAFDLTPDQECADHYSLIKTGNLRAELRFAKPLPTTVNMVVYGVFDNVIEINHRRNVLFDYM; from the coding sequence ATGGCTTTTATTCACGGTTGTTCTGAAGAGTGCACCAAATCCGAACTTGATTTGTTTCACATTGGGCCTACACAAACTAGTATTGAGAGAAGCCTTTATATTGAAGTTCCACCATTAACCGCTCTCACAGAATCCTCACCCTTGGACTTTTTTATTGCCGGAAATGGCGAAGACTATATGGATCTCAACAACACGCTTTTATATCTGACGTGCAAAGTAGTGAATGAAGACGGAACAAACCTGGCTAACGGGGCTGCGGTAGGCCTCGTGAATTACCCGATAGCCTCCATTTTCAGCCAGTTAGATGTGACTTTAGGGGACCGACTCATCAGCCAAAGTAACAACTGCTATCCTTACAGAGCATACATTGAATCTGTGCTGAACTATTGCGAAGACACACTAGCCACGCAATTTACGGCTGGGGCTTTTTATAAAGACAATGCAGGGGAACACGAGATTACGGCTCTGGATGGGGCAAATAAAGGTTTTAGCAAAAGAGCATTCCTGGGAGCTGGTAGTAAAAAAATAGACTTGATGGGACATCTCCATGCTGACTTGTTTTTCCAAGAAAAACTGCTGCTGAACGGTGTTGATGTGAAAATTAAACTCACCCGCAATAAAGATGCCTTCTGCTTAATGAGCAACGATGCAAACAGGCATTACAAATTACAGATTTTATCAGCCTCCCTCTTTGTCAAAAAAGTGAAATTAACACCAGGCGTCCGCCTAGGACACGCTGAAGCCCTCCTGACATCTAATGCCAAATACCCAGTGGACCGTGTAAGCATGAAAGTATTCAGCATACCAGTAGGGAGCCGTGTCTCCAATCAAGAGAACCTGTTTTTGGGACAACTTCCTAAACAGGTGGTGCTAGGACTCGTTGATAACGATGCTTTCAGCGGGTCATACACTAAAAACCCTTTCAACTTTAAGCATTATGACATCAATTTTGCGGCACTCTACTTGGATGGTGAGCAGTATCCTATGAAACCATTTCAACCCAATTTTGAAGAGGATAATTGTGTGAGAGAATATATGAGTTTAGTTCAGACTGCTGGCAAACACATGAGAGACAGTGCACTTTTAATTAACCGTGAGGAGTATGCAAAAGGCTACACACTCTTCGCATTTGACCTGACTCCGGATCAAGAATGTGCAGACCATTACTCGCTGATTAAAACTGGAAACCTGAGGGCAGAGCTGCGTTTCGCCAAGCCTCTGCCAACAACCGTCAATATGGTGGTTTACGGCGTTTTTGACAACGTGATAGAAATAAATCACAGGAGAAACGTCTTGTTTGATTATATGTGA
- the LOC137096596 gene encoding uncharacterized protein, whose amino-acid sequence MRHVYTAAIIHPPPYGDSNMALHDVLADSEIITAEEPDPQLLGEGGVFSDFVDDASASTAAVQKADTIDSINTDIHSNNPARSIPSTSKNQGKGMKRGRPETQKATKPRKKQKDDAGVKDAPGQAPKKRKFTTLDECYDELNRLSAEVVHNHKRIMACKERNAQITTHDFQKIYSEIKALEKYRMLTKSAYYQRGGGMNSRGKRKQKKPCPGDLYWKRRRKWIKKARQTLARSKSKKKHKRACPLMRSDTASPSSTDTHSPEPHHLGDASNVGDQIQQEAHNAVEVNGSHPVFAECVRSWQHPIPDFSTWRFVEVYRFRNLEMIRSYAEIVTALYMAIQGILDRLGSRIEPDDFVQVRLEASGLRNPLFSFKRSRELFNADEFLSHLSRLLQSSMEICAHGDFEFVVTITKPLRGGAHRKLGSIPASEIIARKRQYLIDLNYSGSNLCFGGALFGVMSLQKPTDSEMLTAGQKLHMELGWTDKKKVTLKDISTVEQHLRVNIDVAYYSKKSGWCVFKTEGPIYPKAYTLLLHEEHFYGVLNVKALFGMRNYCQFCRKLYNHDRHSCLFYCRMCMRKACSNVVDEQVRCLRCKFHCRSNACLKLHQQLFLEKKVKCPARRYCTKCCHYQDADHDDERCKGRQCMVCWGYIVEDEDHLCYMQTLNRPKLSVKYLFYDFESQQESGVHKPVYCFIKAFPGETVECFKPDYVEEDSGSEDSDDEIVGGVAPWKFAGKTWEFRGENCVEQFIKTFTKDGAFKDSTFIAHNSKGYDCYFILNQLVKEKLDVKIIAQGGKLICVTIASLGIKFIDSLSHLPMALSKLPKALGFDEVKGYFPHYFNTAENWNYVGPLPLPKYYGVEYMMPAEKTAFTKWYEENRSKTFDMQKELAYYCQKDVEILVKACTKYRHEIVQLTTAIRKVLVGKKKEKVIKYRAAIDPLQYPTIAGVALAMYRFKFLRKDTIAIPSCNDYHNQYKRFSTASIQWLSFVSHKEKVEIRHALNGGEVKVSNYFLDGYAVVGGREIAYEFFGCYFHGCLYCYSPEEINSLVGKSYEFLFNATQKRSADLQCLGFEVRTIWEHEWRHMVKTDLEVQAYLANAKFPDPLKPRDALFGGRTNAVCLYYKPKDGETVKYYDFTSLYPYVNKTKEYPLGHPKIIYKDFKPLSNYFGLVKAKVFPPRNLYFPVLPSRISGKLMFVLCSSCAETQHQEPCDHTDEERALSGTWCTVELNVAIAKGYRVVEIFEVWHFERRSVDLFSEYIKLHLRQKQEASGYPQWCVSKQDKSKYIRDYRAREGVRLRRKEIAVNPAKRQIAKLFLNSLWGKFGQRTNLAVTEVLRDPEDFFQILFSDAYKVSMCEFLDEEAVCLSWKYSDDRVTTSGRKNEFIACFTTAYARLELYNLLDRLDRRVLYHDTDSVIFVSKEGEWEPPLGDYLGDLTSEIPPDQTITEFVSIGPKSYGYKLSDGTACMKVKGITLNSANCEKINFTSLKDLAFDYVSDKKDGQPREIVIHQPGIVRNKHQWTLHTKTLKKTQKVVFDKRVIKEGFTTLPYGY is encoded by the exons ATGAGACATGTATACACTGCTGCTATTATCCACCCTCCACCATACGGGGATTCAAATATGGCTCTACATGATGTTTTAGCGGATAGTGAAATTATAACGGCTGAAGAGCCAGATCCACAACTGCTCGGAG AAGGTGGAGTATTTTCTGATTTCGTTGATGACGCCTCTGCCTCCACTGCTGCTGTCCAAAAGGCTGATACCATTGATTCTATAAATACAG ATATTCATTCCAACAACCCTGCCAGATCCATTCCGTCAACTTCGAAAAATCAAG GAAAAGGGATGAAACGTGGCAGACCAGAAACTCAGAAAGCAACTAAACCccgcaaaaagcaaaaagacgacGCTGGCGTCAAAGATGCCCCAGGCCAAGCtcccaaaaaaagaaaatttacTACATTGGATGAATGTTATGATGAACTTAATAGATTGTCTGCGGAAGTGGTCCACAATCATAAACGGATTATGGCTTGTAAGGAGAGAAATGCTCAAATAACGACCCATGATTTTCAAAAAATTTATTCGGAAATTAAAGCACTAGAAAAATATCGGATGCTTACAAAGTCAGCTTACTATCAGAGGGGTGGGGGAATGAACAGTagggggaaaagaaagcaaaagaagccCTGTCCTGGAGATCTGTACTGGAAAAGAAGACGTAAATGGATAAAAAAGGCAAGACAAACTCTTGCCAGGTCCAAAAGTAAGAAAAAACATAAAAGAGCATGCCCCTTAATGAGGTCAGACACGGCTTCTCCTTCCAGTACAGACACACATTCTCCAGAGCCCCATCACTTAGGAGATGCATCTAATGTTGGTGATCAAATCCAGCAGGAAGCCCACAATGCTGTTGAGGTTAATGGTTCACACCCAGTGTTTGCTGAATGCGTGCGCTCATGGCAGCATCCAATTCCTGATTTCAGCACATGGCGATTCGTTGAGGTATACCGTTTCAGAAATTTAGAAATGATTAGGTCATACGCAGAGATTGTAACGGCATTATACATGGCGATCCAGGGCATATTAGACCGGCTGGGCTCTAGAATCGAACCTGATGATTTTGTTCAGGTGAGACTAGAAGCCTCAGGATTACGAAATCcactcttttcttttaaaagaagcagGGAACTATTTAATGCTGATGAGTTCCTATCACACCTTAGCCGCCTCTTACAAAGCAGTATGGAAATATGTGCGCACGGAGATTTTGAGTTCGTGGTTACTATAACAAAGCCACTACGGGGGGGAGCACATCGAAAACTGGGGTCAATCCCCGCGAGTGAAATAATAGCCCGAAAAAGACAATATTTGATAGATTTGAATTATTCAGGAAGCAATCTATGCTTTGGTGGTGCTTTATTCGGGGTTATGAGTTTACAGAAGCCCACAGATTCCGAAATGTTGACAGCTGGTCAAAAACTGCATATGGAGCTTGGTTGGACTGATAAAAAAAAGGTAACCCTTAAGGACATATCTACAGTCGAACAGCATTTAAGAGTCAACATCGATGTAGCCTATTACTCAAAAAAGTCAGGATGGtgtgtttttaaaacagaagGACCCATTTATCCCAAAGCCTATACATTACTATTACACGAAGAACATTTCTACGGGGTCCTGAATGTAAAAGCTCTTTTTGGTATGCGTAACTACTGTCAATTTTGTCGCAAACTCTACAATCATGACAGACACAGCTGTCTGTTTTATTGTAGAATGTGTATGAGAAAGGCCTGCTCTAACGTAGTTGACGAGCAGGTTCGTTGTCTGAGATGTAAATTTCATTGTAGGTCTAACGCTTGCTTAAAATTACATCAACAACTGTTCTTAGAGAAGAAAGTCAAATGTCCAGCGAGGAGGTATTGTACAAAGTGTTGTCATTATCAGGATGCAGATCATGATGATGAAAGATGCAAGGGTAGACAGTGCATGGTTTGTTGGGGGTACATTGTTGAAGATGAAGACCATCTGTGttacatgcaaacacttaatcgGCCAAAGCTTTCTGTGAAATACTTGTTTTATGACTTTGAATCACAACAAGAATCGGGGGTTCATAAGCCAGTGTATTGTTTTATAAAAGCTTTTCCAGGGGAAACAGTggagtgttttaaaccagattaTGTGGAAGAGGATAGCGGGTCTGAGGATAGTGATGATGAAATAGTGGGGGGTGTGGCCCCATGGAAGTTTGCAGGTAAAACATGGGAATTTAGGGGTGAAAACTGTGTTGAACAGTTTATTAAGACGTTTACAAAAGATGGGGCCTTCAAAGATTCAACATTCATAGCCCACAATTCAAAGGGCTATGACTGTTACTTTATACTCAATCAGTTAGTGAAAGAGAAACTGGATGTTAAAATTATAGCACAAGGTGGTAAGTTAATCTGTGTTACAATTGCTTCGTTAGGCATAAAATTCATTGACTCACTCAGTCACCTACCCATGGCACTCTCTAAATTACCAAAGGCTTTAGGGTTCGATGAGGTGAAAGGCTATTTTCCACATTAtttcaacacagctgagaattggaaTTATGTGGGGCCTTTGCCGCTGCCCAAATACTATGGCGTAGAATACATGATGCCTGCTGAAAAGACAGCCTTCACCAAGTGGTATGAAGAGAACCGCTCAAAAACCTTCGATATGCAAAAAGAGTTAGCATACTACTGTCAGAAGGATGTTGAGATTTTGGTGAAGGCCTGTACCAAGTACAGACACGAAATAGTTCAACTCACAACGGCGATCAGGAAAGTTCTCGTaggcaagaaaaaagaaaaagtcatAAAATACAGAGCGGCTATAGATCCTCTACAATATCCGACCATTGCAGGCGTAGCTCTAGCAATGTACAGGTTCAAATTTCTTAGGAAGGATACTATAGCTATCCCAAGTTGTAATGATTATCATAATCAGTACAAGCGATTCTCAACGGCGTCTATACAGTGGCTCTCTTTTGTCAGTCATAAGGAAAAGGTTGAAATACGCCATGCTCTGAATGGCGGGGAGGTTAAAGTTAGCAATTATTTTCTAGACGGTTATGCAGTTGTGGGTGGAAGGGAAATTGCCTACGAATTTTTTGGTTGTTATTTTCATGGTTGTTTGTATTGTTATTCTCCAGAGGAGATCAATTCCCTGGTGGGAAAAAGTTATGAGTTTCTTTTTAATGCGACACAGAAAAGGAGTGCCGACCTCCAATGCTTAGGGTTTGAAGTGCGTACCATTTGGGAGCATGAATGGAGACATATGGTAAAAACAGATTTGGAAGTCCAGGCTTATCTTGCAAACGCCAAATTTCCAGATCCGCTAAAACCTCGCGACGCGCTTTTTGGCGGTCGCACAAATGCTGTATGTCTCTATTACAAGCCTAAAGATGGGGAAACTGTGAAATATTATGACTTTACCAGTCTGTATCCCTATGTCAACAAAACAAAAGAGTACCCCTTGGGGCATCCTAAAATCATCTACAAGGATTTTAAGCCCCTTTCAAATTATTTCGGACTGGTAAAAGCCAAGGTTTTTCCCCCTAGAAatctctatttcccagttttgCCTTCCAGAATCTCTGGAAAACTCATGTTCGTCCTGTGCTCAAGCTGTGCAGAAACCCAACATCAGGAGCCTTGTGACCACACAGATGAGGAGAGAGCGTTATCAGGTACATGGTGTACAGTTGAGTTGAACGTAGCTATAGCAAAGGGTTATAGAGTTGTCGAGATTTTCGAGGTCTGGCATTTTGAGCGTCGTTCTGTAGATCTGTTTTCGGAGTATATAAAATTGCATCTTCGTCAAAAGCAGGAGGCTTCAGGTTACCCTCAATGGTGTGTAAGTAAGCAGGATAAATCTAAGTATATAAGGGATTATCGTGCACGGGAGGGCGTGCGTTTACGTAGAAAGGAAATTGCAGTGAATCCTGCAAAGCGTCAAATTgccaaattgtttttaaactccTTGTGGGGAAAGTTTGGGCAGAGAACAAATTTAGCAGTCACAGAAGTGCTGAGAGATCCGGAGGATTTCTTTCAAATTCTATTTTCTGATGCCTATAAGGTGTCTATGTGTGAGTTTCTGGATGAAGAGGCTGTCTGTCTCTCGTGGAAATATTCCGACGATCGTGTGACAACCTCTGGGAGAAAAAATGAATTCATAGCCTGTTTTACCACGGCATATGCAAGGCTTGAACTCTACAATTTGTTAGATAGGTTAGACAGACGTGTTTTGTATCATGACACAGACAGTGTCATTTTTGTAAGTAAGGAAGGTGAATGGGAACCACCTCTAGGGGATTATTTAGGGGACCTCACAAGTGAAATTCCGCCAGATCAGACTATTACAGAGTTTGTCAGCATTGGTCCGAAATCCTACGGCTATAAATTGTCTGATGGTACAGCATGTATGAAGGTAAAGGGGATCACCCTGAATAGCGCGAACTGTGAGAAAATTAATTTTACTAGTCTTAAAGACCTGGCATTTGATTACGTCTCAGACAAGAAAGATGGACAGCCTCGTGAAATTGTGATACATCAGCCAGGTATTGTTCGAAATAAGCACCAGTGGACGCTTCACACGAAAACTCTCAAAAAAACTCAGAAGGTTGTATTTGATAAAAGAGTGATTAAGGAAGGGTTTACAACACTCCCTTATGGATACTGA
- the LOC132769831 gene encoding cytochrome P450 2J5-like, which yields MVVIQEPLSALLAILLLLYLMKRWWSHQHYPPGPLSLPIIGSIWRIRFGIGLNERTMIKMSKQYGNVFTLWLGDMPIVLLSGFETVKEGLIDHSEELSGRASSPYVKFIGKGKGITFSNGDLWKQQRRFAVGTMRKLGTGRKSMESQIEVDAQKLVEIFAREKGQPFDPALPIINSVSNVTCIMLFGHRFPLEDENFKELIDAIECTFKFGGSPVHILFELFPWILKRLPGPHMKALESIKIMFSLGKKEILKHKKKLSSREPQDFIDHYLLHIEKEQKNDPTSIFDEDNLAHCISDLFIAGTHISALFMQWAILLLTNRPYIQDKIIKEIDDVLGSSSICYEDHKQLPYTNAVFHEIMRYRYVVLIGTGRQTTKDVNIGSFFIPKETVVIPDMYAILHDPQHWETPEEFNPNHFLDKDGNFVTRKEFLVFGAGARLCLGEHMGRMQYFLFLTSLLKAFHLQLPPGVKELSEEIVIGTLLSPKPHKICAVPRESSSKSIQNAIDSELTN from the exons GGCGAATAAGGTTTGGGATTGGATTGAATGAAAGAACAATGATCAAG ATGTCAAAACAGTATGGAAATGTTTTCACTTTGTGGTTGGGGGATATGCCAATAGTACTACTGTCTGGATTTGAAACTGTGAAGGAAGGCCTGATCGATCACTCAGAAGAATTATCAGGACGGGCAAGCAGTCCATATGTTAAATTtataggaaaaggaaaag GTATTACGTTTTCAAATGGAGACCTCTGGAAGCAACAGAGGCGGTTTGCAGTGGGTACCATGAGGAAATTGGGGACAGGGAGAAAAAGCATGGAAAGCCAAATAGAAGTGGATGCCCAGAAGCTTGTAGAGATATTTGCACGTGAAAAAG GACAGCCATTTGATCCTGCATTGCCTATCATCAATTCAGTCTCCAATGTGACATGTATCATGCTTTTTGGACACCGGTTCCCTCTTGAAGATGAAAACTTTAAGGAACTGATTGATGCCATTGAATGTACCTTCAAATTTGGAGGATCTCCCGTTCATATT TTGTTTGAATTGTTCCCATGGATACTGAAGCGTCTTCCAGGGCCTCACATGAAGGCACTAGAGAGCATAAAGATTATGTTTTCATTAGGGAAAAAGGAAATACTTAAACATAAGAAGAAACTGTCCTCTCGTGAGCCACAGGATTTCATTGATCACTACCTTCTTCATATAGAGAAA GAACAGAAGAACGATCCTACCTCAATATTTGATGAAGATAACCTGGCTCACTGTATTAGTGACCTCTTTATTGCTGGAACACATATATCTGCATTGTTTATGCAATGGGCAATCCTCCTTTTGACAAATCGTCCATATATCCAAG ATAAAATCATCAAGGAGATAGATGATGTGTTGGGTTCCTCTTCCATCTGCTATGAAGACCATAAGCAGCTGCCTTATACTAACGCTGTGTTTCATGAGATCATGCGTTACAGATATGTTGTGTTAATAGGGACCGGAAGGCAAACTACTAAAGACGTGAATATAGGGAGTTTTTTCATCCCAAAG GAGACAGTTGTTATACCCGATATGTATGCTATTCTTCATGATCCTCAGCACTGGGAGACTCCTGAAGAATTCAATCCTAATCATTTTTTGGACAAAGATGGAAATTTCGTGACTAGAAAGGAGTTCCTGGTATTTGGAGCAG GGGCTCGGCTGTGTTTGGGAGAACACATGGGGAGGATGCAGTACTTCCTCTTCTTGACCAGCCTGTTGAAGGCGTTCCATCTCCAGCTGCCTCCAGGAGTCAAAGAGCTCAGTGAAGAAATTGTAATAGGAACGTTGCTGTCACCCAAACCTCACAAAATTTGTGCTGTTCCTCGTGAAAGTTCATCAAAAAGTATCCAAAATGCAATAGACTCTGAGTTAACCAACTAG